The sequence AAGAAACTCGTCGGATGGGTTGGGCAGAATAAGAAACAGGACATttagtttggaaataagcaatGGCTTCATAATAGCAACTTTTCCCATTGGAGGTATGGTTCTTTTCATCCATCGTTTAATTATTTCTTCAATTTCATAAATCTTACTTTCTCAGTTTAATCATTTTGTTAACATGGACCGAAAAGATTATACACCAAATCCTAAAACTTTCTGGGTTCCAACTCAGGTTTAGGTGTGATCTGACTTTATAATATATCATTACTATTTTCGCAACTTCCTATCCCCGCAACTTCTGATTTAAGTCGAGAAAATTGTGAATATAAATCAAATATGTCAATGACCCATTCCAAAATGTCTTGGAAACACGGCAACATTGTTTCACGTAACATCACTCCAAATGAAATCATGCAGatccttagcaatattcccatgGGCAAGCGGAGAGattcacgtcacatcggcaatatttcagccatatcgtgatgagagcGATAAGTTTCAAAGctacatattaattaatggcacattatatcgccagcaactgaaggtagatcaccatactaaggacaaTGGGGACATACAGTGCTTTTGCTacttgcatggaccctagttggatttacatcatcccttcagccgctggcgattgtacaaaatgctagccgaaattaaaacaacaagaatactacgattaaaaaactggtagacttaaatttactgtgaatatttttggacttgcgtaccctctcaggacaataattttacaatacttcaacctcctttgagggtacacGGTAACATTGTTTCATGTAGCATCACTCCAAATCAAATCATGCAGATCATTAGCAATATTCGGTGAGTTTCACGAGTAACGAGTGATTGAGAGTAGAGTTGCATCACCAAGACATTTATGCACCATAACCCAAAACATCGTAACATATTGTTTCAAGTAGCGTCAAAGCAAACCAAATGATGCTGATATTTAGCGATATTCTAGAAATATCACAAAGGAAAGTGATGTAGTGGTTCGCATACTGGCCTCTAATGTCAAATGCCCGTGTTCGAATATCGGGGGACACACCACGAATTTGTGGCCTGGGTGTAATACTATGTTGTGTCCCTGGGCAAGGCACTTCAATGACATTGCCCTGCCTCCAACCAGCTGTTTACAGTGGGTACCGGATGTATCGGCCCATGTGGTCGCGCATAGAGCTCAGTAACAGATCTGAAAGAATGATTTCGTTGGGGTAATGATGTAACGCCAGACAGAAGCATCGCGTTGGATTCTATCGAGACAATCCTCATTCGAACATAATCTAGTTTTATAATCGTGCTTACGCGCTCAAGAGTAGGGAGTTGATTCTGTAGCCTCTGTCAAGAGCTAGCATTGCCTTCATGTCCTCCTCACTGAGCTTGAAATCAAATATctgaaacaagtacaattgATACGTTAAACCAACGTGGAAAGCGTGAGTTCATTTGAGGGAGACTTCCGGATCCTGGATCTTCACTGTTATATTTCGCTGGAATTTCAGTGAATCTGATTTGAATCTCAGACACAGAACACAAAACCACATGCTCCTCGTTGAATTGTTACATAGGTACAAAGAATAAACACTCACATCCATGTTCTGGGCCAAATGAGATGGGTTCTTACTCATGGGAACCAAAGCAAAACCTCTCTGTATGCCCCATCTGAGGATCACCTGATGCACACGAGAAAGTTTGCGTTAAAGGAAATAACAATGATATAAGATAAGCATCAAGAGTACATTGTGAATAGTACCATATGTCAAGGAACAGTCGTATATGGTAAACATCATGTCTTTAAAGACCAGTATCATATCGTAAAAAACGTATCTGTTTCAgaaagtgagcaagtgagtttcgtttcatgccgcactcagcaatattcctgctttatggcggcagtctgtaaataatcgagtctggaccagacaatccaatcatcaacagcattagcatcaatcCATACAAGTGGggaccgatgacgtgtcaaccaagtcatcgagcctggccacttgatcccgttagtcgcctgttatgacaagcatgggctgcagAAGACTAGTTGTAACCCGTCTCTTGACGGGTGCATGTAACGTTTGACAAATATCATATTAAAAATAGCATATAAGCTACGACCAATATTACATTGTGATCAACATGTTATCCTTATCGCATCTTTACAAAATATCCGATTAGAAGAAATATATCATAATATTTAAGGGCTAAACAgtactttattacactatatacATAGTTAGAAAGATAAGCATCAAGAGGACATTATGAACAATAACATATGTCGTATATGGTAAACAACATATCTTTTATAGAGATATCATATCGTAAATAGCATATCTGTTTGgctgagtgactttagtttacaACGCACTCAGCTTTATGGccgcggtgtgtaaataatcgattctggaccatacaatccagtgatcaacaacatgggcatctccacaactgggaatcgataAATCTGCCAAGTTATCGCGCCTGgccacttgatcccgttagtcgccttttacgacacgcatgggctgctggagatcagttctaacccggatcttcaaaggTACATATCTGTTTGGACAGACATCACATCTTCAGTAACATATGAGCTAGGGTCAGTATTGCATTGTAATCTAAATATTATCTGTTTGGACAAGTATCAcatctttaaaaaatatccaaTTAGAGGAACATATCATTGTTTGGGCTTTAACCATAATACGTAAGAACAAAGCAGTACTTTATTAAACTATACAGGGATAGGATCTCTACTTCTTAAATATATATGCCATTGTACTATTATCACCTGCAGTCTCAGGCTAATCGATACAAATTCTTTCTTTTAAAGCATGCATACATGAAACACCTGTCTTTTGTGTCTGCCATACTTCAATCCATGACATATACCGAACGCCCAAAACAAACGTTACCGTCCTAACTTTATGAATTACTTAAAAACTttcaaatactagtatatgtcAGAAGGCATTAGTTTATAAGAAAGCTGAACACAGCTTTATGGACGTCACGAAGAGCAATCTCAGCTGTATTCCTTTTTATGTGCAATGCTTCGTTTTCAGAAGTGTTACACTGTCCTATTTTCGACCATGCTGGAATGAATCAATAACAGTGAATCAgatgtccaaaagaaacgctggCATACAATTCTGCTTTGAGACAAAGATAAACCATTTAAAGTCACTATTGCTCAACTACAATGGACACCTGCTGAAGAATTCCATGATTTCCGTCATTTCTAACATTTTCTGTTGCTTTGCAcaggtaaaacagttaaaacgtGTCTTTGATGTTGTGAAAAGTGTTTAGGAACATCTaagattatattttttttaacatttttgcttacaaataaacatttttccTTTTGTTGTTTACACTTAGCAATATCAGTCCCCAATACGAGAGTGTAAAATTGTTAAGCAATCATTCCTATGATTTCAatcttttaaaaacattttctgctgatttgCATCAATGAAAAGAAGTAAAACGTGTCTTTCCTATTGTGAAATAGTGTTTAGGAACATTAGAATTTTCCTTAACAATTTTGCTTGCTTGGCAACATTTTTCCCATTTTCGGTTAACttacaacaatattcaagcagtatttGCACCCATCTCATGTATAGAATGATTGTATGGGGTATAAAGAGAGACTAGAATACATGATATGATATACAAGTACGGGAAATATGCCACGATTAACACCTGAAAGAGAGAAAGTGCCATTTGGAGGATACAGACAGGGTCGGCATACAATGGTGTTACCACCGCATCACAGTTGCAAGACTTACTCAGCGCCTAAGAGAGACTGGGGTCACCATAGACACTTCTAGAAGTGGACACCCATGCATCACAGCGCCATCTGAAGATAGGTACCTCCGTCATTACGGAAGGAGGGTAAcgtgttttcttttttcttttctgttgttgtttttgttttgtttttgttttataggggtttttttgttttgttttttttacgtGTAGTGTACATGCATGTCACTGAGTTAGACTATCAGAGTTATCAGTTAGTTCCAAGCAATGATATAATTAAAATTTAAGAATATGTGACTCTTTACACATTGTTTATATAACAGTATACCTGAGCTGAAGACTTGTTGTATTTCTTTCCGATTTCCACAATGGTCGGGTCTTCTAGGATCTTTGGAGCATCCTTGGGTATGCTGAAATACATAAACATAAGACACATCTATGGGACTCCCGTGAGGGCTAGGTGTAGCAAATAATCGTAATATAATCGTGGTATCGTCTGAAATCCACATTTCTTTACCTGTTCGCAAATTAATGTGCCCGGCAAAATATATTGTACCTATGAATGGGACCTCCCCATCATACAACACCACAAACTATAAAAATACGTCATAATACTCTTTTACGTAATTTTGTTAGCTTAGCTTAGggtaggttaggttaggttagggtaaCCCTAATGTCCTGACAAGAAGTTGTGGTGCTGTTTTCTAAAGGTGTTCCCTGGTGTGTTACGGTTACgaatttgctgtgacaaaaggtgtaagaaatcccatgTGAACCATGAAAACAGACCAAAGACAGGTCTAAAACATTCAGATGTTGTATTCTTAAGCAAGAGGGCAAAtcatacaaagtcacaagtcaactTCACAATGTCGATTTCCAGTACAATACAAATaggacaaaatctaaggcaatgggtcacaaaatatatagtaaactcaccaaagtcataatgcgagagagaaacagttatgcagaatgtaacacagcaaaGAGTCTGACAGAGGCTAGGAAGCTGAAGCGTTGGCAGCCATTGATGATTGTGTATGCCCCAGttatgtgtgaatgtgtctgTCTCCAACACAACTAGCATTCatatatactttcagtcatttcccgaaagttcgagcactTACGGCCATCGCCAACACCATAGAGAGATCTAGAACGAGTCttagggaggtaactctaaagtactgccttagaggcgtaCCGCTTAAAGAATTTTCCGTAGGAAATATGACCCATAATAGAACActaatattgtgacccaattgcaactacagtaataattattaataaCAAGTCAAACcatggaaaatacactctcgtaacagatGTGTTTCCGACGTTCGCCGGAAGGGTTTTGTGACACTGACATAGAACACTATATCTTTTTTAGTATGAGAGATCTACAGCAAGTCTTAGTGGTCTCGTGTGGTTGTTTAGTCAAAGGCAGGTAACTCTAACTCAACTTACTAGTTATGCCACGGGGCCCCGAAGGATCCGTAGCCAGTAATTGAAATGCCGGTTTTGAGGGAGAACTGGAGAAGGTCTTCCTGGGCCAAATATGGAGTCATCTCCACCTAAAACACACAAGTCAAGTGGATTTGTCACGATGCTTTAAACAGCATTCTACTCATAGTACCATGTGCCTTGGGTGAAATCCTGATGTGATGCCGTCTCAGGTGATTAGCATTTTGGTGAACCACACGAGATCGGGGTATATTAAAAACATTAAAAGAGATTCCATTTGgtcatattcatatatattaaaTGCATGAAAAGATATACTATGTGTTCATGTTTTACAAATGATATCTACTTGGTTATTCGCTGGCTTGTACTTGAGGCCGTCCATTTTGAGAATCCTCTCCACCTGTTCTTTATTGAAATTGGAGACGCCGATAGACCTGACAAGACCTTTGTCCACCAGCTTCTCCATGGCCTGTTGGGGAGGAGAGTGTTATGAAATCCTTTAACATGAAtgttcataacagaattcattatTTTACTCGACATTTTTTTCTAAAGCTGTTTCGTTCTCGCTCAACATCCAATGCAATTATCTCAATATCTGCAACAATGAAACCTCTTCCTTTTCATTGTGCTTTTTTACATCATATCAAAGAAGTCTTTGCAAGGCCaatatatagttaaaactacagAACAGGTTCCAAAATTATACTTATACTTTCATCATCAGTGACGGTTGGATGAAATGTCGCTCATTGATTCTATTTATTGTATTTACtatgttcattttttttctcagcCTGTAACTTTGCAATCAATGTACGTGTCACCTGATGGGATAATGCATAGGGGAGTTATACTGGAAGCTACTTACTCTCCACGTGTCTAGATAGTCTATCATATTCGGCGTTGTCACCTCCACGTCCTGGGGAAACACAGACATGAACAGATAATGtaatttaaaataataaataatatcagTTATTGAGTATAATGTATACTCTTTGGGGAGAGACTAGAGACATTCTAGATGTAGTTTGCTAAGACATATGGGCAATGTACACACACTCTTAACACCATATAGTATGTGCCTTTGATACAGCGTTATGCAGGAAACAAAGTAACTAACTCCTCTTAGTTAGTGCAAAATTATTTCCTAAAACATTTATAAATCAATAATTTGATATGAGATTAGATGATAGCAGCTGAAGGCAGGAGGCAGAAGCATTTTTTACTCACTTCGAAAGCCATAGGAAAGTGGATTTGATACAGATCGATATAATCCGTGCTCAGGGCCTCCAGTGACAGTCGACACGCTGGTTCTACCTGATCTGGTTCGCGAAAGTGAACCCAaagctgaaatgataacaaGGGTCACTAATCCATTTAACGTTGTCTTGGAAGAGATTTGCCATTATGGCACAATGTGACGGCCTAAGACGTTGCCATACCCTCAAacaaatttattttcaaaattgaaaagaaaGACACCAGAGGCAAACTATACGGCAACGATCCAAATGACGATTCTTTTAAAACGGCAGGCGTAGATCAATCGCTTTTGGCATGACAGTTTGCCTGAATTGAAGCTGGGCACCAAAGACAAGCATTGATGAATATGGGCACACACGTCTAAAATTGTTCAGTGGCACGTCATGTTAATGGCATGGCCAAACCTGCTCACAGAAAAATCAGTTATCTGATAACGTCACGTACAATATGCCGTTCTGTTTTTTCGGTTTGTTTTTATCAGTTCTTGCCTATTGCCTCTGTAGATCATGGATCATGTCCCAGAGATGGGCTACAGGATGTGTCTAGATAGGGTGCAGTTCATAGGAAAACGTTGACGTTCTAGGCAGCAAGACTGCGTTGTCGAGGCAGCTGACGAAGCCATTTGTGTAACGCTAAGCGGCCAGGTGCATGTTAACGATAAGCAGCGGTGTTAGCTCCTGTCCTCAAATCCCTCTTCTACTTTGGCCACTCGCGTTCTCTGGGCGTCAGTCATTGCGGTATACTGctgtctttgttttgtttaccgACCGTTGTCGCATACAAGGAGCAGCACTGCGCCGCAACAGGCAAATGTGCCGTCCGATTTTCTGCCAAATTTTGTGAATAGCAGGTGCTACCAATAGGGCAGTGAATACTTACACTTTTCTCAAAGACACGCTGTCATCATTGATTTTCACTGGTCCATATATATACTAAATCGTAAATGacatcgacaggttttaatTCGCTCTATGGTCTATTTGGGTGAAAATGATCCAAAAGGGTTTATGATCAAATATTCATTTGAACGCagaatgtaatgaaaacatcagaCCAGCTGTGGGTAAACATGCACACCCATACTTGTTGACCCCGAATCTGACGAGGTGTCACAGTGTCATGTGCCAGTCTTCCTACCTTCGTCACAATGAACAGCTCCTCCCTCTTTATTTTCCCTTCTTGGATTAGTTCTTTAACGGCGGCACCAATTTCCGATTCCGTTTCAAAGCTCCAGGCTGTGTCAATCTTGCGATATCCCATCTGTATTGCAGCCTTCACGACATCACCCATCTCGTTTGGCTGTTGGGgcaaaatatattgatattcTACATACATGCTTCATGATTGGAGCTGTGCAGTGTTGCCACTGTTTATTGTGTCATGATTCGTGTATTCAAATTCCAGATTTCCCAAATTATGATCCATTGTTTGTCAATATCTTAACATGTTTTGACCAAAATGGTGAACCAGTGCCACCTTAATCATCTCCAACAAAATACAGCGAATATGCCGTGTCAACTGAATGCTGCATAAAGCCTTATTGCTCTGActcttgaagatccgggttagaatcggtcttcaggaACTCCTGCTTGTCGTATGTGGCGACTAGCGGGTTTGgttggtcaaactcgctgacatggatgacacatgcatcccagatcgatgcttagactgttgattgtttggtccagacctCCCCAATAGCtttaacattgctgagtgctacgttaagcaaccaaccaaccaaagcgACCAACACACGAGCGTTCATGATCTTTCATGCACGCAGGAAACAATTTTTTAAACAATACAGGCAATAACACTAATACTCACCCCTCAGCAATAGTATTCTGACCTGTAACGGTAGGCCTAGGGAGGGTGTATGATCATTACACACAACGCTGGTAACTTGGGATTAGGGTTATCAGCTGGGCTAATATTAATCCACGTTGTTAGCGCACTGAACATGTGCCTTGTATATTCCGTTTGGCTtcaaagcggaccgatgaattgcaatctaactcgaaaactattaaaCATAGCATACTCAGTGGACCGCTGATCGTCATCAAAACATCtgccaactctgtgaggttttggAGAATTTTGTCCTAAACATAAAAAATGTTCTTTAACAAGCTACCATTAACATACTGATGCAGTTcaggaggagtgcagagaaagagACAGCCAGCTGTTCATGATTTGTATTTTTGACATTAACCCTTCCCTGCACCCCTGGCTGTTTTCGAGTTATGCTGCAATTCATCGGatcacttttgagccaaacagaccagaatttaaaaaaaaagctTATTATTTGGGTGGCGGTGTGCAGTTCGGTGCATTGAACCCAGGACACAATTCATTTGAAATTAAGTAACCAACATTCttttcacccagcagaaaacgGCTCGAACTATGCTCAGTTATAGTTTACAAATTTGTGTTAATCGCATCAAAGGTAAATAAAGGTTCACCGCTagacaaaatacacaaaccaGTCAGCTGGTTGTTTATTTAAGGTTTATTGGCCAAGCACACTTTCTGCTCAGTCCGGATTATTACGTTATTATACGTATTGTGCGTTATATACAGATTCCGAATTGGACAGTGTgcactgtatgtatatattccaACTACCAACCTTCAAACTGTTGTAGGTCCCTAAGCCAAGCATAGGCATGTCATAACCGCTGTTCAGACGTGTGGAAGGTACTTTGTCCGCCATGTTGAAACCGCCTTTTCAGCACCTTGGCACAAACATAACTTAAATCACTGGATCTGTATTATTTAATGAATAACTAATGATCACAATTAAATTtaatacaaacaatatttttgtaCAGCTACGATAGTGTTTGGTACATACTACTGCATAAAACAGAAAGTAGAGCATAACTCACCTCCGATCGGTCACAGGTGCAGTGACTTGTCGATAAGCGCACACACAATGCATCCTAACTATTTAACCAACTGTATGACGTAATTGACCTACATTTTCGTGTTATCCCCAAGACGACGCACGCTATCCTGCATATCACATGCACTGACGCCGTGCACACAgattatgtgtgtttgtttagtAATAGGGAGTGGAGCGAGCAGTTGAAGGAGGAACACTGACGTTCTTTGTATGCGACGATTATAATCCAGAGACGAACTGATTTTATATCAGCGATAAACACCATGTACTCTCAGTTCACGCTCCACTTTTGTGTGTCCCGGCAGAAAATCATCAGTTTGGGAAATATCGTAGTACTTTTCAGTGCGCATTTGCATTTGCATTTAAGAGAATAGAAGCGACAAACCCCTTCCCACATTTCAGAAGAAATCATTGCCAAAGCCGAGTCGACTGTACACTTGTGACTATGTCATGAGaagatatttcagcagtattacaaatGTATGATGGAtttaaaccagacaatccagtgattgtcaccatttGATAGGATGGCAGagagtgtgtgtatatgtatcacTATGAAGTATTGATTGTACCAGTCAGGAGAAAATGTGgaacaatatgaaatatgaaactcAAGCAATACAGGTACTTGCCGCGTTGACACGTGGGTAATCTGCCCGGGTGGAGTCGCGTTTGCGCTGATGAGGTGTAGCTAACAACACTGATGTACAAATACACCAAGATGGCGCTCACGTGTATCACATCATCCTCTAACACTACCAGGCCTTCATGCAGTAAATGTGTGCCTACCGTCCACATAACATAACAATATCAGTTGCACAGACCAGCGTAACATATACTTACCGAAGCCAGTAACCAGTTTCTCAGGCGTCCACTCAATCGATGAGGACAGAACTCTCAGACACAGGCTAGACACTAAACCCATTACAAGAGATCACTGTGACCCTGACATTCttgataaaactgacattttgcACGTATTCTAAAATAGTCCCGGCTGTATTGTAAACCACACCGATCACCCTACCATTAGAAAAGGCGTAGGgggagaaatatattttctgtgcttcaatccaagatgaataaatttgtgtgtgtgcttgtgtgtatgAATATATctattcacacacacatacacacacacatattttatatatatatatatatatatatatatatagagagagagagagagagagagagagagagagagagagagagagagagagagagagagagatagaagATGTCATCATTGTTGTCTATGTTTCAAATATTCTAATTTACATgtctataatatatatgtaatacagTGTTTCAAATTAGCGTCTGTAGATCTTGGATAAACGCTAGTGCAATCTAGAATGTCGAACTTGATTAAATGTTTTGCATGAAGCCAATCCTCGTTCGTTAATCTGAATTTTTGGGATCTCTCGGGATTAACTTACCAAACAGGTAACCAAATTTGCACTTCACAAGGAAATTAGATGAGAACCTGTGGTAGATGAGAACTCACATCGCTCTCTGGTATTCTTATACAGGAACGTTTAGCCTTGAGAAAAGTGTTCCTCCAAGAAACCTCTCCAACGGTCAAGCCTATCCTGGTCATGAAAACAACCATGGCCTGATATCTTCACTTATAACTatctggcacccgtgaacggccacctcctcgtggtgggtgctaggtaacgccaagagccgttcacccgCGTCGTGGACgtgggggcatatttggtccaccaacccgtttgctgtgggttgcggccctgtgtcggtggaggaggggatcctggtggttgagggcatgggagcaggaccagtgttcctaatgctcaacacaccacttcggctctaacttcacctagacgggtggttgaatgggcccggttcaaccaatcggctggtcacgccaagccctgagcgtTACTATATGTAATGTTGCACGAAATTTTGAGAATTGTTATTTGCgtattattaggtcttggtatatttttggaatttcggaatttcaattttacaaatttatgtttttgcctagagtacagtagatataaatttcattctacagcacagacaatagaaactatgtcaaaacaatggtaAAACAATGCGGTAATTAGCTAAAACAATAACCCATGACccacatccctcatccctcatttcgtgctccaattagcaaagacaatgaaaccagtGACCGTAAATCCCCCATCCCTCAtttatccctcatccctcatccctcatttggcccacatttcatcccaaaaatagctacacgtgacagtcattatctaatcatatcaatttcattaagcctagtgatacataatatcaccatgatgaaaagaagttaatgatGTTTAAGGAGAAATTATCAATGGATGCTTCACACTATAGTTGATGGTTATTTGTTACAAAACGATTGGAATGCTGTCTGTTCAAATAAGTTGTTTATACAGAACAGTCACGACAGGGTGGCATGACCGGTTGATACCCAGTGCACGGTGCACTCTATATATAGAATCAACAAACCAGGGGTAGCATGACCGGTTGATACCCAGTGCACGGTGTACTCTGTAATATAGAACAACCATGAAAGGTGTCATGTGACTGGTTATCTTGGCGACGTCTCGACGGTGTCTTTATGATCTAGCGTTTTTTGACCAAGTCACATACAAACCCTAACCCATCGCGATCCCATTTCATGCGTTGTAATGACACTTAATCAGCAGCAAGAGAAACGCTGTGTCATGCTCATGCACCACTTTTTCCGCCATTGCCCATTGTGTAAAAAAGTGCTGACAAGTAGGTTTGATCTGTAGGTCAAGATGGTTTGATCTGTAGGTCAAGATGGGTTTGCTTTAAATTACTGTTTATTTAACCGAGATGTGCAAGACCCTCCCTGCTATGTTTTTAAATTCAGTAGAATTAGGGATGAAAAGAAAATTGTTAGCAGCAGACAGCTCGTTTTCCACATTTAAGAGTCTGCTAATTCGTTTACGTCTTAAAACGCACCACCGCTCGCAACAGctttagttggaatatttcacGTAATGCCTGTTCGCGTTTCATTTAATGCTCAAAGAACAGAGTACGAACTTAAAATTATAAAGAGTACTAACGCTTCTGATTCAATTACTTTGTAACACTTTACCGAATCAAAAATGTCTGTTATGTGATGTGTATCCTCAGTGTTTCCACTCTTAATGAAATTCGTTATGATAATCATGCTGTAACAAGTGATAGATCGTTAGATAGAATCGTTAGAACGTACCTCGACTTTACACAAACGTGAGAGTGAATTCACTAGCAAAGTGGGAGAGATTTTGATGCAAACATTACATGTTAAACCATGTGATTAGTGTTCTGTTGAAAAGTTGCAGAACCTAACGCGCAGGTACTTTGTAACTTTGATCATCATCTATGTTACCACAATCACGTATTAACTACCATGTGATTACTTTATCTGATTGATAAGTGGTTTATAATTCTGTTCGTGCGATCGCCTTGATTAAAGACGATATTCACGAAATGATACATGTTGATAGGTGTACTGATAATGACCTTGTATCCTATTGTAGGCGACTACGAATTTTATGAGAACCAGAAATTCACAAAAAGTGTTCTTACCTACATCATAGTGTTGGATAAATTATTACTAAGATGTGAGAAGTACAAGTTTTAAAATACGTTATTATCACTGCGCTGTTAGTATCATGATGGGTGGTAGATATTCTGCGAAGCAATCGAAATGGACACATGAATGGCGGTGCTTGCgcaatgtttctcaccaacgggaACACGTGCTTATCCGCTCACTGAGTTTGTTTAGTTAGACTTGAATATATGCGTGAGGTGATTTCATTCTAGTAAGCATATCGTCTTGAATGAAAAGCGGTGAAGGTAGACGACGGGTGATAGGTTAGGTTACAGCTGTAGCTATGTCCTGAC comes from Haliotis asinina isolate JCU_RB_2024 chromosome 13, JCU_Hal_asi_v2, whole genome shotgun sequence and encodes:
- the LOC137260099 gene encoding aldo-keto reductase family 1 member B1-like, whose protein sequence is MADKVPSTRLNSGYDMPMLGLGTYNSLKPNEMGDVVKAAIQMGYRKIDTAWSFETESEIGAAVKELIQEGKIKREELFIVTKLWVHFREPDQVEPACRLSLEALSTDYIDLYQIHFPMAFEDVEVTTPNMIDYLDTWRAMEKLVDKGLVRSIGVSNFNKEQVERILKMDGLKYKPANNQVEMTPYLAQEDLLQFSLKTGISITGYGSFGAPWHNYIPKDAPKILEDPTIVEIGKKYNKSSAQVILRWGIQRGFALVPMSKNPSHLAQNMDIFDFKLSEEDMKAMLALDRGYRINSLLLSAFKDHPFYPFEK